One uncultured Caproiciproducens sp. DNA segment encodes these proteins:
- the rimP gene encoding ribosome maturation factor RimP → MNGLAYKKKNGNTVEIVRKLAEPIAAELGLSIWDVRFLKEGADWFLRIFIDKVGGVGIADCEAMSKAINGPLDELDPIEQAYCLEVSSPGIDRELVRDEHFTAFLGASVCVKLIRPMEDGRRELIAVLKNYRENTMVLQTEEGVNISLAAKDASSVRLVDDDIVGGIEE, encoded by the coding sequence TCGTGCGAAAGCTTGCCGAGCCGATTGCGGCCGAATTGGGGCTTTCCATTTGGGATGTCCGCTTCCTAAAAGAGGGAGCAGACTGGTTTTTGAGGATTTTTATTGATAAAGTAGGCGGCGTCGGAATTGCCGACTGCGAAGCGATGAGCAAGGCAATCAACGGACCGTTGGATGAACTTGACCCAATTGAACAGGCGTACTGCCTGGAGGTTTCCTCGCCGGGAATCGACCGGGAACTTGTGCGTGACGAACACTTTACGGCCTTTTTGGGCGCATCGGTGTGCGTTAAGCTGATCCGGCCCATGGAAGACGGGCGGCGCGAATTGATCGCCGTGCTGAAAAATTACAGGGAAAATACAATGGTCCTTCAAACAGAAGAAGGCGTAAATATTTCACTGGCTGCGAAAGATGCCTCGTCGGTACGGCTGGTGGATGATGATATTGTTGGAGGTATTGAGGAATGA
- the nusA gene encoding transcription termination factor NusA, with protein MNTKEFGRIAAQTARNIIRQGIRDGERGQMMQEFQSKHQELVSALVERVDPRTGAATLLIGKAQAVLPKSEQVGDEKLIEGDHIKVYVVDVKETEKGPRAMISRIHPDLVKRLFETEVPEIYDGTVEIKAISREAGSRTKIAVLSHNPDVDAVGACIGSRGARVSNIVNELGGEKIDIVEYNEDPSKFIASALSPADVVSVTPAQDGSHACRVTVPDSQLSLAIGNKGQNARLAAKLTGWKIDIKPESGFFGEEAK; from the coding sequence CTGAACACCAAAGAATTCGGGCGCATTGCGGCACAAACCGCCCGCAACATTATCCGGCAGGGAATTCGCGACGGGGAACGCGGCCAGATGATGCAGGAGTTCCAAAGCAAACATCAGGAACTGGTCAGCGCTTTGGTTGAGCGCGTTGATCCGCGCACAGGCGCGGCGACACTGCTGATTGGAAAAGCCCAGGCCGTTCTGCCGAAGAGCGAACAGGTCGGCGATGAAAAGTTAATTGAAGGCGACCATATTAAAGTGTATGTGGTTGACGTAAAAGAGACCGAAAAGGGACCGCGCGCGATGATCAGCCGCATCCACCCCGATTTGGTAAAAAGATTGTTTGAAACCGAAGTGCCGGAAATTTATGACGGCACGGTTGAAATAAAAGCGATATCCCGCGAAGCGGGCTCCCGCACAAAAATTGCTGTACTGAGCCATAATCCGGACGTCGACGCAGTCGGCGCCTGTATCGGTTCACGCGGCGCGCGCGTTTCCAACATCGTAAACGAGCTTGGCGGCGAGAAGATCGACATCGTCGAGTACAACGAGGATCCGTCGAAGTTTATCGCCTCCGCGCTTTCGCCCGCAGATGTTGTTTCCGTGACCCCGGCACAGGACGGCTCACACGCCTGCCGTGTGACCGTGCCGGACAGCCAGCTTTCCCTCGCGATCGGCAACAAGGGTCAAAACGCCCGCCTTGCCGCGAAACTGACCGGTTGGAAAATAGACATTAAACCGGAAAGCGGCTTCTTTGGCGAAGAAGCGAAATAA